From the genome of Sporomusa sphaeroides DSM 2875:
GCTTAATCATAAATCCTTTAGACAAGCAGATGATGGCCAATATAATCGCCGCTGAGACCATTGCCGGACGTGATAGTTATTGTGCCAATTATTTAACCGCCTACCGGGCAGGTAAATTAGAAGGCTAAAAGTATGATAGTAGCTACCTGCAAAAAGCAGGTAGCTACTATCATATCCCGGAGAAGTAAGTCGCTGGCACTGAAAATAGAGATATTGGGGGAACGGGGATGGCCTGCTGCGGGAAACATGGAAGAGACGCTAAAGGCGTACCCTTTTGTGATTACTTGCGGGACGGAGTTAGAGGCTTGGCCCATGTATTTAATTTACTGGGCAATGTGTAGGCGTTAATCGGGGTCAGGCGAGCATGTATTTTAGTGATATCCAAAAATGAGACAGTTATCTTTTCTTTGAAAAAGCAAGCAAACTGGGTGCTTTTTCAGTCAAATCGCGAGGGCAAATGCGCAGCAAAAACCAGCAGCTTTCCTAATTCGTCCTAAAATAAGACAGGCTGAATATAGCAATGGTAGCAGGCTGAAAGGAAGGTTCCAGTCTTTGCACTGGAAAAATTTGTCCGAAAACAAGACGAAAAATTCATAATTTTAAGACAAAATACCGTTATACCTGCCCTAAATGGTCTTGGCACAGTAATTGCATTAAATATGTTTAATAGTAATTCCTGGTAAAACTCCTCCGGCAGCGGGCGTTAAAATTTATTGAAAGCGAGGGAGTGCCTGTTATGAACTACCTGATCGTCACTAACAATCCCGCAGTAACGGCAAGCAAAGCTAATATGGTATTTGTGGAAGGCTCCGCAGCGGAGACTTTGATTACGGTACGGGATTTAGTCCACGAAGGCTATGAACTAATCAGCCACCCGCTGGCTGCCAGCTTACGGATGTTGTTTTCGCCGTTTCGTTCTGTAATCTTAGGGAAGAAGCTGGCAAAGGTGGATGATGTCTCTGCCGTAATTATTGAGGACAGCATTAGTAAACACCAGCGGCATATGGAATTTCGCAAACCTGACTCTGCGCATGATGAAGATTACAAAATGATGGATCTGATACTCTTG
Proteins encoded in this window:
- a CDS encoding GrdX family protein, yielding MNYLIVTNNPAVTASKANMVFVEGSAAETLITVRDLVHEGYELISHPLAASLRMLFSPFRSVILGKKLAKVDDVSAVIIEDSISKHQRHMEFRKPDSAHDEDYKMMDLILLKAALDESPNLW